Proteins co-encoded in one Armatimonadota bacterium genomic window:
- the cysS gene encoding cysteine--tRNA ligase has product MPLYVYNSLTRRKELFTTLEPGRVRMYVCGPNLYGPAHVGHALSYTVFDVIRRYLEYRGYQVRHVQNFTDIEDRIVERARQEGRTIFEISQEYLERFLAEMDALNIQRAHHYPRATAVIPTMIEIIQGLIARGHAYTVDGDVYFRVTSLPQYGQLSGRTLEQMQAGARVDVDERKEHPMDFALWKAAKPGEPAWDSPWGPGRPGWHIECSAMAMQFLGEQLDIHGGGEDLRFPHHENEIAQSEAYTGRRPFVRYWIHNALMKPPVGEEMHRHLGNFVSIRDALARYDPNVIRLFILSAHYRTPLRWLDEALAAAGRGLERLQTALANAATALERTPGVPSAGPLAERAEAARAAFEAAMDDDFNTPQALAALFDLAADVNRGAAAALQGDPALAGGLAAAAETLRRLAGVLGLRLEPDRVPEATAAALARLLDDLRAREPALFGDGAPPERPEAVVAALLAGRDRARQARRYDLADDIRRRMHELGIVVEDLPGGARWRIAARREPA; this is encoded by the coding sequence GTTCACCACCCTCGAGCCCGGCCGCGTCCGCATGTACGTGTGCGGTCCCAACCTCTACGGCCCGGCCCACGTGGGGCATGCGCTGTCCTACACGGTCTTCGACGTCATCCGGCGGTACCTGGAGTATCGGGGCTATCAGGTGCGCCACGTCCAGAACTTCACCGACATCGAGGACCGGATCGTCGAACGCGCGCGGCAGGAGGGGCGGACCATCTTCGAGATCAGCCAGGAGTACCTGGAGCGCTTCCTGGCCGAGATGGACGCGCTCAACATCCAGCGCGCGCACCACTACCCCCGAGCCACGGCGGTCATTCCCACGATGATCGAGATCATCCAAGGGTTGATCGCCCGCGGCCATGCCTACACCGTCGATGGGGACGTGTACTTCCGGGTCACGTCGTTGCCGCAGTACGGGCAGCTGTCGGGCCGGACGCTGGAGCAGATGCAGGCCGGTGCCCGGGTGGACGTCGACGAGCGCAAGGAGCACCCCATGGACTTTGCGCTGTGGAAGGCCGCCAAGCCCGGCGAGCCGGCCTGGGACAGCCCGTGGGGGCCCGGGCGGCCGGGGTGGCACATCGAGTGCTCGGCCATGGCGATGCAGTTCCTGGGCGAGCAGCTCGACATCCACGGCGGCGGGGAGGATCTGCGCTTTCCGCACCACGAGAACGAGATCGCCCAGTCGGAGGCGTACACCGGGCGACGGCCGTTCGTCCGCTACTGGATCCACAACGCCCTGATGAAGCCGCCGGTGGGCGAGGAGATGCACCGGCACCTGGGCAACTTCGTGTCGATCCGCGACGCGCTGGCCCGGTACGACCCCAACGTGATCCGGCTGTTCATCCTGTCGGCGCACTACCGCACGCCGCTCCGCTGGCTCGACGAGGCCCTGGCCGCGGCGGGGCGCGGGCTGGAGCGCCTGCAGACGGCGCTGGCCAACGCGGCCACCGCGCTGGAGCGCACCCCCGGGGTGCCCTCCGCAGGCCCCCTGGCGGAGCGCGCCGAGGCGGCACGGGCGGCCTTCGAGGCGGCCATGGACGACGACTTCAACACGCCGCAGGCACTCGCGGCGCTGTTCGACCTGGCCGCCGACGTCAACCGCGGTGCCGCCGCCGCGCTCCAGGGCGATCCTGCCCTCGCGGGTGGACTGGCGGCGGCCGCGGAGACGTTGCGGCGGCTGGCCGGCGTGCTGGGGTTGCGTCTGGAGCCTGACCGCGTGCCGGAGGCGACCGCGGCCGCGCTGGCGCGACTGCTGGACGACCTGCGTGCGCGGGAGCCCGCGCTGTTCGGCGACGGGGCGCCGCCGGAGCGTCCGGAGGCGGTGGTGGCCGCGCTCCTGGCCGGGAGAGATCGCGCCCGTCAGGCGCGGCGCTACGACCTGGCCGACGACATCCGGCGGCGGATGCATGAGCTGGGGATCGTTGTCGAGGACCTCCCCGGAGGAGCACGGTGGCGGATCGCCGCGCGCCGGGAGCCGGCGTAG